The genomic region GTGGTACTGCAGGGCAAGGGCTTCCGGGTGGCGGACGAGCGCGCCATGCCACAAGCACAGCAGCCCCAGCCGCAATACCAGACGGTGTCGCAACCCGGCTATGTGGCCATGCAGCAGTAAGCGTGGCATCACCCGCGTGGGTGGTGCATGAAAAAAGGGAGCCCTTGGGCTCCCTTTTTGTTTTGGGGCGAAGCGTTCGCCCCGGGCGTCAGCTCACTTCTCGACGAAGGCGCGTTCCACCACAAAGTCGCCGGGGGTGCTGGTGTTGCCTTCCTTGAAACCACGCTTTTCCAGCATTTCCTTCAGGTCGTTCAGCATGGCGGGGCTGCCGCACAGCATCACACGGTCGGTTTCGGGGTTCAGCGCGGGCAGGCCAATGTTGGCGGGGAAGGTGCCGTTTTCGATCAGGTCGGTGATGCGGCCCTGGTTGCGGAAAGGCTCGCGGGTCACCGTGGGGTAGTACACCAGCTTGTCCTTGACGATCTCGCCCAGGAACTCGTGCTCGGGCAGGTCTTTTTCAAACAGCTGCTGGTAAGCCAGTTCGCTCACCTCGCGCACGCCGTGCACCACCACCACTTTGTCAAAGCGCTCGTAGGTTTCGGGGTCGCGTGCCACGGCCAGCCAGGGGGCCAGGCCCGTGCCGGTGCCAATCAGATACAGATTTTTGCCGGGCAGCAGGTAATCGATGAGCAGGGTGCCTGTGGGCTTTTTGCCCACGATGATGGTGTCACCCACCTGGATGTTCTGCAACTTCGATGTCAGCGGGCCGTCGGGCACCTTGATCGACAGGAACTCCAGGTGTTCCTCGTAGTTGGGGCTGGCAATGGAATAGGCGCGCAGCAGGTTTTTGCCATCCACCTTCAGGCCGATCATGGTGAAATGGCCGTTGGAGAACCGCAGGGCGGGGTCGCGGGTGGTGGTGAAGCTGAAAAGGCGATCGGTCCAGTGGTGAACGGATAGGACGCGTTCTTCGAGAAAGGCACTCATGGTTTCTTGCAAAGATGAGAATCGGGGTGGCGGCCGCCAGGCAGCGAGCGTTGGCGGGTCAACAAAGCTTGGCTGGCGTGTACACAACAAGGGCCGCAACGCCTTTGGCTAGCAGGCAAACCCATCTATTGTCAGGCAAATGGGCGCAAGGGTACATTGTCGGCCCTCAACCTCTTGATTCAAACGAAAGAAAAGTCATGCCCTTATGCACCGCTTTGCTCCGAACCTGGGCTCCCCTGATCGGACTGGGCCTGCTGGCGGGCCCCGCGCTGGCGCAGGGCACCATCAAGATCGGTGAAATCAACAGCTACAAGGCCCAGCCCGCGTTTCTGGAGCCCTACAAGAAGGGCATGGAGCTGGCGGTAGAAGAGATCAACGCCGCGGGCGGCATCCAGGGCCGCAAGGTGGAACTGCTGGTGCGCGACGACAACGCCAGCCCCGGCGACGCGGTGCGCGCCGCCGACGAACTGCTGGCGCGCGAGAAGGTCGATGTGCTCATGGGCAGCTTCCTGTCGCACATTGGTCTGGCGCTGACGGACTTTGCGCGCCAGAAAAAGGCGTTTTTCCTGGCCGCCGAGCCGCTGACCGACAAGATCGTCTGGGAAAACGGCAACCGCTACACCTACCGCCTGCGTGCCTCCACCTACATGCAGGTGGCCATGCTGGTGCCCGAGGCGGCTGCGCTCAAGAAGAAGCGCTGGGCCATCGTCTACCCCAACTACGAATACGGCCAGTCGGCCGCCGCCACCTTCAAAAAGCTGCTCAAGCAGGCCCAGCCCGACGTGGAATTCGTCGCCGAACAGGCCCCGCCGCTGGGCAAGGTCGATGCAGGCAGCGTGGTGCAAGCCCTGGGCGATGCCAAGCCCGATGCCGTGTTCAACGTGCTGTTTGGCGCCGATTTGGCCCGCTTCGTGCGCGAAGGCAACACGCGCGGCCTGTTCCAGGGGCGTGAGGTGGTCAGCCTGCTCACCGGCGAGCCCGAGTACCTCGACCCGCTCAAGAACGAAGCCCCGAACGGCTGGACTGTGACCGGTTACCCTTGGTACGGCATCACCACCCCTGAACACCAGGCCTTCCTGAAGGCCTATCAGGCCAAGTTCAAGGACCACCCCCGCTTGGGCTCGGTGGTGGGCTACACGGCTGTGCAATCGCTGGCTGCAGGCATGCGCAAGGCGGGCGGGGCAGATACGGAAAAGCTCATCGCCGCCTTCAAGGGGCTGGAGGTGACCTCGCCCTTTGGCCGCATTCGCTACCGGCCTGAAGACAACCAGTCCACCATGGGCGCATTTGTGGGCAAAACCCGCAACGATGGCGGCAAGGGCGTGATGGTGGACTTTCGCTACGCCGACGGTGCGCGCTTTCAGCCCAGCGCTGATGAGGTCAAGAAACTGCGCCCAGCGGACTGAGCTGACCTGAGCCACCCCGACGCACCTAGTCTCCAACGCCCCGCCTTGCAACGGACCCCATCTTTGTGAGCTTCTCCGGCCTGGTCGTTCAACTGCTCAACGGGCTGGCCTCGGCCTCGTCGCTGTTTCTGGTGGCGGCGGGGCTGTCGCTGATTTTTGGCGTCATGCGCATCGTCAACTTTGCGCATGGCTCGTTCTTCATGCTGGGCATCTACCTGGCCTACACGCTGGTCGAGCGGCTGGCCCCCACGCTGGGCTTCTGGCCTGCACTGTTGCTGGCCCCGGTGGCTACGGGCCTGCTGGGGGCGGTGGTCGAGGTGGCGCTGCTACGGCGCATTTACCGCGCGCCTGAGCTGTTCCAGTTGCTGGCCACCTTCGCACTGGTGCTGGTCATCAAAGATGCCGCACTCTGGGCCTGGGGTCCTGAAGAGCTGTTTGGCCCCCGTGCGCCGGGGCTGGAGGGGGCCGTCAGCATCCTGGGTCGCCAGTTTCCGGTGTATGACCTGTTCCTGATGGCTGTGGGCCCTGTGGTGCTGGGCCTGATGTGGCTGCTGCTGCACCGCACCCGCTGGGGCACGCTGGTGCGCGCCGCCACGCAAGACCGCGAGATGGTCAGCGCCCTGGGCGTCAACCAGGCGTGGCTGTTCACCTCGGTGTTTGCGCTGGGGGCTTTGCTGGCCGGGCTGGCAGGCGCGCTGCAGCTGCCGCGCGAGCCTGCT from Acidovorax sp. DW039 harbors:
- a CDS encoding ferredoxin--NADP reductase, which produces MSAFLEERVLSVHHWTDRLFSFTTTRDPALRFSNGHFTMIGLKVDGKNLLRAYSIASPNYEEHLEFLSIKVPDGPLTSKLQNIQVGDTIIVGKKPTGTLLIDYLLPGKNLYLIGTGTGLAPWLAVARDPETYERFDKVVVVHGVREVSELAYQQLFEKDLPEHEFLGEIVKDKLVYYPTVTREPFRNQGRITDLIENGTFPANIGLPALNPETDRVMLCGSPAMLNDLKEMLEKRGFKEGNTSTPGDFVVERAFVEK
- a CDS encoding ABC transporter substrate-binding protein, whose protein sequence is MPLCTALLRTWAPLIGLGLLAGPALAQGTIKIGEINSYKAQPAFLEPYKKGMELAVEEINAAGGIQGRKVELLVRDDNASPGDAVRAADELLAREKVDVLMGSFLSHIGLALTDFARQKKAFFLAAEPLTDKIVWENGNRYTYRLRASTYMQVAMLVPEAAALKKKRWAIVYPNYEYGQSAAATFKKLLKQAQPDVEFVAEQAPPLGKVDAGSVVQALGDAKPDAVFNVLFGADLARFVREGNTRGLFQGREVVSLLTGEPEYLDPLKNEAPNGWTVTGYPWYGITTPEHQAFLKAYQAKFKDHPRLGSVVGYTAVQSLAAGMRKAGGADTEKLIAAFKGLEVTSPFGRIRYRPEDNQSTMGAFVGKTRNDGGKGVMVDFRYADGARFQPSADEVKKLRPAD